One Luteimonas sp. MC1825 DNA segment encodes these proteins:
- a CDS encoding DUF3667 domain-containing protein — MTDAGNDTSVQSAPRPAAPVPGATCGNCGTPLLGPHCHACGQPVTGLVRHFSSLVGDFLDSVFDLDSRTPRTLWPLFARPGHLSIEYFAGRRVRYVSPVRLFFFLAIVTFFVAQLLLSFGDAVIIETDTPQADAVAQAMTVDEVRTRRDAALLEAREARRGKQPAVGPDPALVALEVAIGKAAGDRITALRQAKRDGTPPPPPQVDEEGPALWFDGEPWDPVHNRLQLAWLPGFANDWLNVQAGRAKRNIARVRAEPDLFKDAALGAAPTALMLLLPVFALMLKLAYLFRHRLYMEHLIIALHSHAFLCLALLLVLVVAALERRLAPQPGAGHTAFLVVEGALWAWMPLYLLLMQKRIYGQGWIATLFKFSVLGISYSVLLSFAAAFVAIAGLVRV, encoded by the coding sequence ATGACCGACGCCGGCAACGACACGTCCGTCCAGTCCGCGCCGCGGCCTGCCGCACCGGTACCCGGCGCGACCTGCGGCAACTGCGGCACGCCCCTGCTCGGCCCGCACTGCCACGCCTGCGGGCAACCGGTCACCGGGCTGGTGCGCCATTTCAGCAGCCTGGTCGGCGACTTCCTCGACAGCGTCTTCGACCTCGATTCGCGCACGCCACGCACGCTGTGGCCGCTGTTCGCGCGCCCGGGGCACCTGAGCATCGAGTACTTCGCGGGCCGCCGCGTGCGCTACGTCAGCCCGGTGCGGCTGTTCTTCTTCCTCGCCATCGTCACGTTCTTCGTGGCGCAACTGCTGCTGAGTTTCGGCGATGCGGTGATCATCGAAACCGATACCCCGCAGGCGGACGCCGTCGCGCAGGCGATGACGGTGGACGAGGTGCGCACGCGGCGCGACGCGGCGCTGCTCGAGGCGCGCGAGGCGCGCCGCGGCAAACAACCGGCGGTCGGTCCCGACCCGGCCCTGGTCGCGCTGGAAGTCGCGATCGGGAAGGCCGCAGGCGACCGCATCACGGCGCTGCGCCAGGCCAAGCGCGACGGCACCCCGCCGCCGCCACCGCAGGTTGACGAGGAAGGTCCGGCCCTGTGGTTCGACGGCGAGCCCTGGGACCCGGTGCACAACCGCCTGCAGCTGGCCTGGCTGCCGGGATTCGCCAACGACTGGCTCAACGTCCAGGCCGGCCGCGCGAAGCGCAACATCGCCCGCGTGCGTGCCGAGCCCGACCTCTTCAAGGACGCGGCGCTGGGCGCGGCGCCCACGGCGCTCATGCTGCTGCTGCCGGTGTTCGCGCTGATGCTGAAGCTGGCCTACCTGTTCAGGCACCGGCTGTACATGGAACACCTCATCATCGCCCTGCACAGCCATGCCTTCCTGTGCCTGGCGCTGCTGCTGGTGCTGGTGGTCGCGGCGCTGGAGCGCCGGCTGGCGCCGCAGCCGGGCGCGGGCCACACGGCGTTCCTGGTGGTGGAAGGCGCGTTGTGGGCGTGGATGCCGCTTTATCTCCTGCTGATGCAGAAACGGATCTACGGGCAGGGCTGGATCGCGACGCTGTTCAAGTTCAGCGTGCTGGGCATTTCGTACAGCGTGCTGCTGTCGTTCGCCGCGGCGTTCGTCGCCATCGCCGGCCTGGTGCGGGTGTAG
- a CDS encoding DUF3106 domain-containing protein — MRRCSAWAALVVALCLPPAPAVAQAPPQAAEVRDAIAALPAQRRAEVTALQRRLDALSPAERSALQARRDAWDALPPAEQGARRERWLAWQALPVAERRQLRDAAQAFSALDADTRAAWRARFDALDGSERRGWLLGPALGADYARLHPLIAQVPGHERAPLLAALRALPAQARDDLAVLAVRTPPQAREELRIALLATPPASRAAWLRRQVAP; from the coding sequence ATGCGTCGCTGTAGCGCCTGGGCCGCGCTGGTCGTGGCGCTGTGCCTGCCGCCGGCCCCGGCCGTCGCCCAGGCCCCGCCGCAGGCAGCCGAGGTCCGGGACGCGATTGCGGCGCTCCCGGCCCAGCGCCGCGCCGAAGTGACCGCGCTGCAGCGCCGCCTCGACGCGCTCTCGCCGGCCGAGCGCAGCGCGCTCCAGGCGCGTCGCGACGCCTGGGACGCGCTGCCGCCCGCCGAGCAGGGCGCACGGCGCGAGCGCTGGCTGGCCTGGCAGGCGCTGCCGGTTGCCGAACGGCGCCAACTCCGCGATGCGGCGCAGGCCTTTTCCGCGCTCGACGCCGACACCCGCGCCGCCTGGCGCGCCCGCTTCGACGCGCTCGACGGGAGCGAGCGCCGTGGCTGGCTGCTTGGCCCGGCATTGGGAGCCGATTACGCCCGCCTGCATCCTTTGATCGCACAGGTGCCGGGCCACGAACGCGCGCCGCTGCTGGCGGCCTTGCGGGCACTGCCCGCCCAGGCGCGCGACGACCTGGCGGTGCTCGCCGTGCGCACGCCGCCGCAGGCGCGCGAGGAACTGCGGATCGCGCTGCTGGCCACGCCGCCGGCCAGCCGTGCCGCGTGGCTGCGCCGCCAGGTCGCCCCCTGA
- a CDS encoding primosomal protein N' yields MPDDVLRIALPLPLPRLFDYRAPAGGPVSAGDVGRRIRVPFGPRELVGVVAATGPAEPDAPALREALAWIDDDPLFQGELLASARWLARYVHAPLGEVLATALPAPLRHGEALPATHAWAWQLTPAGDAALDGLRRGSRPRLVAERLRAGPVAEDLLDDAVDGWRPAARSLEKRGLAERLAVAAATRVPATVAAHTPNAEQAAALDTLREADGFVPVLLEGITGSGKTEVYLQAIAERCLARGRQALVLVPEIGLTPQMLARFRAGLGVPVHALHSGLSDGERARTWAAAWRGEARVIVGTRSAVFVPLPEAGLIVVDEEHDGSYKQQDGIRYHARDFALVRGKALDVPVLLGSATPSLETLHNVRAGRYAHLRLASRAGNARPPRVRVVDVRKRPLQAGLSAELLQAARNALDAGGQVLVFKNRRGYAPVLLCHDCGWSARCRRCSTPEHGSAMTVHGAGRRLQCHHCGARQPVPLACPDCAGLALQPQGVGTERIEELLVERFADVPVLRIDSASTRRRDGLEQQLAKLGDTPGVLVGTQMLAKGHDLPHLTLVCVVGIDEGLFSADFRASEKLAQLLVQVSGRAGRAQRAGEVLLQTHHPEHPLLQVLVHGGYRAFADAELGQREAAGFPPFTHLALLRAEAAHVAAPAAFLEAARTLLAEAAGDDTRIALLGPMPAPMPRRAGMQRAQLLLSSPSRGALQQLLDRGVAALHALPEARRVRWSLDVDPVDLY; encoded by the coding sequence ATGCCCGACGACGTCCTGCGCATCGCCCTGCCCCTGCCGCTGCCGCGCCTGTTCGACTACCGCGCGCCGGCGGGTGGCCCGGTCTCGGCGGGTGATGTCGGGCGCCGGATCCGCGTGCCGTTCGGGCCACGCGAGCTGGTCGGCGTGGTGGCTGCCACCGGGCCCGCGGAGCCGGACGCGCCGGCGCTGCGGGAGGCGCTCGCGTGGATCGATGATGATCCCCTGTTCCAAGGCGAACTGCTGGCCTCGGCGCGCTGGTTGGCGCGCTACGTGCACGCACCGCTCGGCGAAGTGCTGGCGACCGCCCTGCCGGCGCCGCTGCGCCACGGCGAGGCGCTGCCGGCGACGCACGCCTGGGCCTGGCAGCTGACACCGGCCGGCGACGCGGCCCTCGACGGGCTGCGGCGTGGCAGCCGGCCGCGCCTGGTGGCGGAGCGCCTGCGCGCCGGGCCGGTCGCCGAGGACCTGCTGGACGACGCCGTGGACGGCTGGCGCCCCGCGGCGCGCAGCCTGGAGAAGCGCGGCCTGGCCGAACGCCTCGCGGTGGCGGCCGCCACCCGGGTGCCGGCGACGGTCGCCGCACACACCCCCAACGCCGAGCAGGCCGCGGCGCTGGACACCCTGCGCGAGGCCGACGGCTTCGTGCCGGTGCTGCTGGAGGGCATCACCGGCAGCGGCAAGACCGAGGTCTACCTGCAGGCGATCGCCGAACGCTGCCTGGCGCGCGGCCGGCAGGCGCTGGTGCTGGTGCCGGAGATCGGCCTGACCCCGCAGATGCTGGCGCGCTTCCGCGCCGGCCTGGGCGTGCCGGTGCACGCGCTGCACTCCGGCCTGTCCGACGGCGAGCGCGCGCGCACCTGGGCGGCCGCCTGGCGCGGCGAGGCGCGGGTGATCGTGGGCACGCGGTCGGCGGTGTTCGTGCCGCTACCCGAGGCCGGCCTGATCGTGGTCGACGAGGAGCACGACGGCAGCTACAAGCAGCAGGACGGCATCCGCTACCACGCGCGCGATTTCGCGCTCGTGCGTGGCAAGGCGCTTGACGTGCCGGTGCTGCTGGGCAGCGCCACGCCATCGCTGGAAACCCTGCACAACGTGCGCGCCGGCCGCTACGCGCACCTGCGCCTGGCCAGCCGCGCCGGCAACGCACGCCCGCCGCGGGTGCGCGTGGTCGACGTGCGCAAGCGGCCGCTGCAGGCCGGGCTGTCCGCGGAGCTGCTGCAGGCCGCGCGCAACGCGCTCGATGCCGGCGGCCAGGTGCTGGTGTTCAAGAACCGTCGCGGCTATGCGCCGGTGCTGCTGTGCCACGACTGTGGCTGGAGCGCGCGCTGCCGCCGTTGCAGCACGCCCGAGCATGGCAGCGCGATGACCGTGCACGGCGCCGGCCGGCGCCTGCAGTGCCACCACTGCGGCGCGCGCCAGCCGGTGCCGCTGGCCTGCCCGGACTGCGCCGGACTGGCCCTGCAGCCGCAGGGCGTGGGCACCGAGCGCATCGAGGAGCTGCTGGTCGAACGCTTCGCCGACGTGCCCGTGCTGCGCATCGACAGCGCCAGTACCCGCCGCCGCGACGGCCTGGAGCAGCAGCTCGCGAAGCTCGGCGACACGCCTGGCGTGCTGGTGGGCACGCAGATGCTGGCCAAGGGCCACGACCTGCCGCACCTCACCCTGGTGTGCGTGGTCGGCATCGACGAAGGCCTGTTTTCGGCCGATTTCCGCGCCAGCGAGAAGCTCGCCCAGCTGCTGGTGCAGGTCTCCGGCCGCGCCGGGCGGGCGCAGCGCGCCGGCGAAGTGCTGCTGCAGACGCATCACCCCGAACACCCGCTGCTGCAGGTGCTGGTGCACGGTGGCTACCGCGCGTTCGCCGATGCCGAGCTCGGCCAACGCGAGGCCGCGGGCTTCCCGCCGTTCACGCACCTCGCCCTGCTGCGTGCCGAGGCCGCCCATGTGGCCGCGCCCGCGGCGTTCCTCGAAGCCGCGCGCACGCTGTTGGCCGAGGCCGCCGGCGACGATACCCGCATCGCCCTGCTCGGGCCGATGCCGGCGCCGATGCCGCGCCGTGCCGGCATGCAGCGCGCGCAGCTGCTGCTGTCGTCGCCGTCACGCGGCGCGCTGCAACAGCTCCTCGATCGCGGCGTGGCCGCGTTGCACGCGCTGCCCGAAGCGCGCCGCGTACGCTGGTCGCTCGACGTGGATCCCGTCGACCTTTATTGA
- a CDS encoding NYN domain-containing protein, producing the protein MAEHEKRIAVLIDADNAPAAKIDAILAEVARHGVANVRRAYGNWKSQHLVSWEKCLHTYAIRPIQQFAYTTGKNASDMAMVIDAMDLLYAGNLDGFAIVSSDADFTPLVMRLRNDGVAVYGFGQEKTPEPFVKACSTFLYLEKLGTPDEDSGDARPAPSPAQLQHDADLVRLLRGAVDATQGEDGWSKLGAVGSHVGNQGSFDSRNHGYRKLSDLIEAIGLFEVRRQGQVIEVRNRSGHGGRRGASKTVASAGVAVSEARTERATSAPAKTAKATKAAKTTKASVRPGRGQPGAKG; encoded by the coding sequence ATGGCCGAACACGAGAAGCGCATCGCGGTGCTGATCGACGCCGACAACGCGCCGGCGGCGAAGATCGACGCCATCCTCGCCGAAGTGGCGCGCCATGGCGTGGCCAACGTCCGCCGCGCGTATGGCAACTGGAAGAGCCAGCACCTCGTCAGCTGGGAGAAGTGCCTGCACACCTACGCGATCCGCCCGATCCAGCAGTTCGCCTACACCACGGGCAAGAACGCGTCCGACATGGCGATGGTGATCGACGCCATGGACCTGCTGTACGCCGGCAACCTCGACGGCTTCGCGATCGTGTCGTCGGACGCCGACTTCACGCCGCTGGTGATGCGCCTGCGCAATGACGGCGTGGCGGTGTACGGCTTCGGCCAGGAGAAGACGCCGGAGCCCTTCGTCAAGGCGTGCTCGACCTTCCTCTACCTGGAAAAACTCGGCACGCCGGATGAGGACAGCGGCGACGCCCGCCCGGCGCCGTCGCCGGCGCAGCTGCAGCACGATGCCGACCTGGTGCGCCTGCTGCGCGGCGCGGTCGACGCCACCCAGGGCGAGGACGGCTGGTCGAAGCTGGGGGCGGTCGGCAGCCATGTCGGCAACCAGGGCTCGTTCGATTCGCGCAACCACGGGTATCGCAAGCTGAGCGACCTGATCGAGGCGATCGGCCTGTTCGAGGTGCGCCGCCAGGGACAGGTGATCGAGGTGCGCAACCGCAGCGGGCACGGCGGCCGCCGCGGCGCATCGAAGACGGTAGCAAGCGCCGGGGTGGCCGTGTCCGAAGCCAGGACGGAGCGCGCCACCAGCGCGCCGGCCAAGACGGCCAAGGCCACAAAGGCCGCCAAGACCACCAAGGCCAGCGTCCGGCCGGGCCGGGGTCAGCCTGGAGCCAAGGGCTAG
- the zupT gene encoding zinc transporter ZupT: MEIPTANLLIALAVTTGAGLATGLGSLFVFAQKRPNARLLAFGLAFAGGAMVFVSLSEILNKAVWSFSQSYGDRLGYSYGTFAFLAGVGLIMLVDHLVPNPHERLEVDDPFFREHNAAYIKRVGLLTALAITAHNFPEGLATFFATLENPGVGLPLAFAIAIHNVPEGIAIAVPVYFATNNKGYAFGACLLSGLAEPLGAIIGYALLRPWLSDAVFGSVFGIIAGVMVFLALDELLPAAKRYSKGHETVYGLVAGMAVLALSLVLFKW; the protein is encoded by the coding sequence ATGGAAATCCCCACCGCCAACCTGCTCATCGCGCTGGCGGTCACCACGGGTGCGGGCCTTGCGACCGGACTGGGCAGCCTGTTCGTGTTCGCGCAGAAGAGGCCCAACGCCCGGCTGCTGGCGTTCGGCCTGGCGTTTGCCGGTGGCGCGATGGTCTTCGTCTCGCTGTCGGAAATCCTCAACAAGGCGGTGTGGTCCTTCAGCCAGAGCTACGGCGACCGCCTGGGCTACTCCTACGGCACCTTCGCCTTCCTCGCCGGCGTGGGCCTGATCATGCTGGTCGACCACCTGGTGCCCAACCCGCACGAGCGGCTCGAGGTCGACGATCCGTTCTTCCGCGAGCACAACGCCGCTTACATCAAGCGCGTCGGCCTGCTGACCGCATTGGCGATCACCGCTCACAACTTCCCGGAGGGCCTGGCGACGTTCTTCGCCACCCTCGAAAACCCCGGCGTGGGCCTGCCGCTGGCGTTCGCGATCGCCATCCACAACGTGCCCGAGGGCATCGCGATCGCGGTGCCGGTGTACTTCGCCACCAACAACAAGGGCTACGCCTTCGGCGCCTGCCTGCTGTCGGGCCTGGCCGAGCCGCTCGGCGCCATCATCGGCTATGCGCTGTTGCGGCCGTGGCTGTCGGATGCGGTCTTCGGCAGCGTGTTCGGCATCATCGCCGGCGTGATGGTGTTCCTGGCGCTGGACGAACTTCTGCCCGCGGCGAAGCGCTATTCGAAAGGCCACGAGACCGTGTACGGCCTGGTCGCCGGCATGGCGGTGCTGGCGCTGAGCCTGGTGCTGTTCAAATGGTGA
- the rpoH gene encoding RNA polymerase sigma factor RpoH, which translates to MTAITATALVPNSLPIPSALGSLEAYIGAVHQIPVLTVEDEQALAHRFRDQEDLDAARELVHSHLRFVVHVARGYNGYGLPLGDLIQEGNIGLMKAVKRFDPEVGVRLVSFAVHWIRAEMHEYIIKNWRIVKVATTKAQRKLFFNLRKSKKRLGWLNAEEVRIVAENLNVSEREVLEMESRLSGRDVAFDAPSDDDDDDHAPPSPAAYLTAREDDPSQAYERQDSEDNQLALLREGLGRLDARSRDIIKRRWLDDDSKVTLQELADEYGVSAERIRQVEANALKKMKALFAA; encoded by the coding sequence ATGACTGCAATCACAGCGACCGCTCTTGTCCCCAACAGCCTCCCGATCCCCAGCGCCCTGGGTTCGCTCGAGGCCTACATCGGCGCCGTCCACCAGATCCCCGTCCTCACGGTCGAGGACGAGCAGGCGCTGGCCCACCGTTTCCGCGACCAGGAAGACCTGGATGCCGCGCGCGAGCTGGTGCATTCGCACCTGCGCTTCGTGGTGCACGTGGCGCGTGGCTACAACGGCTACGGCCTGCCGCTCGGCGACCTGATCCAGGAGGGCAACATCGGCCTGATGAAGGCCGTGAAGCGCTTCGACCCCGAGGTCGGCGTGCGCCTGGTGTCGTTCGCGGTGCACTGGATCCGTGCCGAGATGCACGAGTACATCATCAAGAACTGGCGCATCGTCAAGGTCGCCACCACCAAGGCGCAGCGCAAGCTGTTCTTCAACCTGCGCAAGAGCAAGAAGCGCCTGGGCTGGTTGAACGCCGAGGAAGTGCGCATCGTGGCCGAGAACCTCAACGTCTCCGAGCGCGAGGTGCTGGAGATGGAGTCGCGCCTGTCCGGCCGCGACGTCGCCTTCGATGCGCCCTCCGACGACGACGACGACGACCATGCGCCGCCGTCCCCGGCCGCCTACCTCACCGCGCGCGAGGATGATCCGTCGCAGGCGTATGAGCGCCAGGACAGCGAGGACAACCAGCTCGCCCTGCTGCGCGAGGGCCTGGGCCGGCTGGACGCGCGTTCGCGCGACATCATCAAGCGCCGCTGGCTGGATGACGACAGCAAGGTCACCCTGCAGGAACTGGCCGACGAGTACGGCGTGTCGGCCGAGCGCATCCGCCAGGTGGAGGCCAACGCGCTGAAGAAGATGAAGGCGCTGTTCGCGGCCTGA
- a CDS encoding sulfotransferase family 2 domain-containing protein produces MTSAPLLISLHMPKTAGTSLAQTLRVAFPDPGACQTEYVDQPMQYSRWCRRLRALRAGLAGRGALPDNLTCVHGHFLPVKFRIAAGARAVRYVTWLREPVDRLASHYHYWIRDYDGLDPRQPLRNRVLRERWSFERFALGAELRDLYHEYLWRFDPAGFDFIGITERYDEDLQQMARRFLGGTAVPASALVNPLRGESGYAISPGLRRRIEAYHARDLALYRRVLAGRRL; encoded by the coding sequence ATGACGTCCGCGCCGCTGCTGATATCGCTGCACATGCCGAAAACCGCGGGCACCAGCCTGGCGCAGACCCTGCGCGTGGCGTTCCCGGACCCCGGCGCCTGCCAGACCGAATATGTCGACCAGCCGATGCAGTACTCGCGCTGGTGCCGCCGCTTGCGCGCACTGCGCGCCGGACTGGCCGGCCGGGGGGCACTGCCGGACAACCTGACCTGCGTGCACGGCCATTTCCTGCCGGTGAAGTTCCGCATCGCGGCCGGCGCGCGCGCGGTGCGCTACGTCACCTGGCTTCGCGAACCGGTGGACCGGCTGGCCTCGCACTACCACTACTGGATCCGCGACTACGACGGGCTTGACCCCCGCCAGCCGCTGCGCAACCGGGTGCTGCGCGAACGCTGGTCGTTCGAGCGCTTCGCCCTCGGCGCCGAACTGCGCGACCTGTACCACGAGTACCTCTGGCGATTCGATCCGGCCGGCTTCGACTTCATCGGCATCACCGAGCGTTACGACGAGGACCTGCAGCAGATGGCGCGGCGGTTCCTGGGCGGTACCGCGGTGCCCGCATCGGCGCTGGTGAACCCGCTGCGTGGCGAGTCCGGATACGCGATAAGTCCGGGCCTCCGCCGCCGCATCGAGGCCTACCACGCCCGTGACTTGGCGCTGTACCGCCGGGTCCTGGCCGGGCGCCGCCTCTGA
- the ung gene encoding uracil-DNA glycosylase — protein sequence MIDGRGRLAPSWKAHIGDYLERDDMQALADFLRTRKGAGVQVFPPAAEILAAFDATPFEDVRVVILGQDPYPGAGQAHGLCFSVRPGVSVPRSLLNVYKEIQRDLGIRPPDHGCLLPWARRGVLLLNSVLTVEAGCAGSHQRKGWEGFTDHVVDVLNREREGLVFMLWGAYAQAKGKVIDGSRHRVLRATHPSPLSAHRGFLGCGHFSAANRYLVSRGGTAQDWSLPPCQETAIA from the coding sequence ATGATCGACGGACGCGGGCGTCTCGCTCCCTCCTGGAAGGCGCACATCGGTGACTACCTGGAACGCGACGACATGCAGGCGCTGGCCGACTTCCTGCGCACGCGCAAGGGCGCCGGTGTCCAGGTGTTCCCGCCCGCGGCCGAGATCCTTGCCGCCTTCGACGCCACGCCCTTCGAGGACGTGCGCGTGGTGATCCTGGGCCAGGACCCGTATCCCGGCGCGGGCCAGGCACACGGGCTGTGCTTCTCGGTGCGTCCGGGCGTGTCGGTGCCGCGGTCGCTGCTCAACGTCTACAAGGAAATCCAGCGCGACCTGGGTATCCGCCCTCCGGACCATGGCTGCCTGCTGCCCTGGGCGCGGCGCGGCGTGCTGCTGCTCAATTCGGTGCTCACGGTCGAGGCCGGCTGCGCCGGTTCGCACCAGCGCAAGGGTTGGGAAGGCTTCACCGACCACGTGGTCGACGTGCTCAACCGCGAGCGCGAAGGCCTGGTGTTCATGCTCTGGGGGGCCTATGCGCAGGCCAAGGGCAAGGTCATCGATGGGTCGCGCCACCGGGTGCTCCGGGCCACCCATCCGTCGCCGCTGTCGGCGCACCGGGGCTTCCTCGGCTGCGGCCACTTCTCGGCGGCCAACCGCTACCTCGTCTCACGTGGCGGCACGGCCCAGGACTGGTCGTTGCCGCCGTGCCAGGAGACCGCCATCGCATGA
- a CDS encoding response regulator, which produces MDASHDIRHLAAGAQRVMVVDGSRLVRKLIGDVLRSELVDVDVVACAGLADARAALAAAPIDLATTSLVLPDGDGQQLAELVRAAAGQRYVPVIVVSGNAQAHLEGRHFSDDVTDYFDKSHGHHALAEFIRGYVQPQPIPGARVLYVEDSRTVALATSRMLKAQQMEVVHVVSAEAAIDWLRARRDAGDGPGADLVLTDVYLKGELSGHDVVHAVRRELGWSKRKLPVLVMTGDANPDNQTALLRDGANDLVLKPIEERLLVTKALFQLRLARTPESTVFGA; this is translated from the coding sequence ATGGACGCGTCGCACGACATCCGCCATCTGGCCGCAGGCGCCCAGCGCGTGATGGTGGTGGACGGCTCCCGCCTGGTGCGCAAGCTGATCGGCGACGTGCTCCGCAGCGAACTGGTCGACGTGGACGTGGTGGCCTGCGCCGGCCTTGCCGATGCGCGCGCCGCGCTGGCGGCGGCGCCCATCGACCTCGCCACCACCTCCCTGGTGCTGCCCGATGGTGACGGCCAGCAGTTGGCCGAGCTCGTGCGCGCCGCGGCGGGCCAGCGCTACGTGCCGGTGATCGTGGTGTCCGGCAATGCCCAGGCGCACCTCGAGGGGCGGCATTTCAGCGACGACGTCACCGATTACTTCGACAAGTCGCACGGCCACCACGCGCTGGCGGAGTTCATCCGCGGCTACGTGCAGCCGCAGCCGATCCCGGGCGCGCGCGTGCTCTACGTCGAGGACAGCCGCACCGTGGCGCTGGCCACCTCGCGCATGCTCAAGGCGCAGCAGATGGAGGTCGTGCACGTGGTGAGCGCCGAGGCCGCGATCGACTGGCTGCGCGCGCGCCGCGACGCCGGCGACGGCCCGGGCGCCGACCTCGTGCTCACCGACGTCTACCTGAAGGGCGAGCTGAGCGGCCACGACGTGGTGCATGCGGTGCGCCGCGAGCTGGGCTGGTCCAAGCGCAAGCTGCCGGTGCTGGTGATGACCGGCGACGCCAATCCCGACAACCAGACCGCGCTGCTGCGCGACGGCGCCAACGACCTGGTGCTCAAGCCCATCGAGGAGCGCCTGCTGGTGACCAAGGCCCTGTTCCAGCTGCGCCTGGCGCGCACGCCGGAATCCACGGTATTCGGCGCATGA
- the ftsX gene encoding permease-like cell division protein FtsX, protein MSEPIARPRPERARSRIGTWFDHHAYSFVASLGRIFRRPWSTALTIGVMAVALALPLGLWLVLGNVERFAGDVQQSRQLSVFLKQDVTPDAVAALADALRGRADVGDVAHRTPAQGLEELRARGGLGQAIDALGENPLPHVLVVTPAGDEAMLADSLRTLPEADLVQHDAGWRQRLDGWLRFGGRVAWVLAALLGTGALLVVGNTVRLDIQSRRDELGVLQLLGASDGFIRRPFLYLGAWYGLAAGALALALLTAAGAALRLPLADLAASYGSGFGLVGFTARQALVVLAGTTALGWLGAGAVTGHFLRQTRPTDT, encoded by the coding sequence ATGAGTGAGCCCATCGCCAGGCCCAGGCCGGAACGCGCGCGCTCCCGCATCGGCACGTGGTTCGACCACCATGCCTACAGTTTCGTCGCCAGCCTCGGCCGCATCTTCCGCCGGCCGTGGTCCACCGCGCTCACCATCGGCGTGATGGCGGTGGCGCTGGCGCTGCCGCTCGGGCTGTGGCTGGTGCTGGGCAACGTCGAGCGCTTCGCCGGCGACGTGCAGCAGTCGCGTCAGCTCAGCGTGTTCCTGAAACAGGACGTGACGCCCGACGCGGTCGCGGCGCTGGCCGATGCGCTGCGCGGCCGCGCCGATGTCGGCGACGTGGCACACCGTACGCCGGCCCAGGGCCTCGAGGAGTTGCGCGCGCGCGGCGGCCTGGGCCAGGCGATCGACGCGCTTGGCGAAAATCCGCTGCCGCACGTGCTGGTGGTCACCCCGGCCGGTGACGAGGCCATGCTCGCCGATTCCCTGCGCACCCTCCCCGAGGCCGACCTGGTGCAGCACGATGCCGGCTGGCGCCAGCGCCTGGACGGCTGGCTGCGCTTCGGTGGCCGCGTGGCCTGGGTGCTGGCCGCCCTGCTCGGCACGGGGGCGTTGCTGGTGGTCGGCAACACCGTGCGCCTGGACATCCAGTCGCGTCGCGACGAACTCGGTGTCCTGCAGCTGCTCGGCGCCAGCGACGGCTTCATCCGCCGCCCGTTCCTGTACCTCGGCGCGTGGTACGGCCTGGCGGCCGGCGCGCTGGCGCTGGCGCTGCTGACGGCGGCCGGTGCCGCGCTGCGCCTGCCACTCGCCGACCTGGCGGCGAGCTATGGCAGCGGGTTCGGGCTGGTCGGCTTCACTGCGCGCCAGGCGCTGGTGGTGCTGGCCGGAACGACCGCGCTCGGCTGGCTTGGCGCGGGCGCCGTCACCGGCCATTTCCTGCGCCAGACGCGCCCCACCGACACGTGA
- a CDS encoding ATP-binding cassette domain-containing protein, whose protein sequence is MPVLRFDSVCKQYPGGHVALEDVSFAVDAGEMLFVTGHSGAGKSTLLRLIHLSERPSRGAVVFGERNLLKVRGGRVALHRREVGVVYQDHRLLGDRSVHDNVALPLVLRGMRRGDIGRRVRSVLERLGLGARGTALPGQLSAGEQQRVGIARAMVAEPRLLVADEPTGNLDPTLAAEIMTLFASLPERGTSVLVASHDLGLVKRMKKRVLVLDHGRLADDIAPEDLADE, encoded by the coding sequence ATGCCCGTCCTGCGCTTCGACAGCGTCTGCAAGCAATACCCCGGTGGCCACGTCGCGCTCGAGGACGTGAGCTTCGCCGTGGATGCCGGCGAGATGCTGTTCGTGACCGGCCATTCCGGCGCCGGCAAGAGCACCCTGCTGCGCCTGATCCATCTCTCGGAGCGGCCCAGCCGCGGCGCGGTGGTGTTCGGCGAGCGCAACCTGCTCAAGGTGCGTGGCGGCCGGGTGGCGCTGCATCGGCGCGAAGTCGGCGTGGTCTACCAGGACCACCGCCTGCTGGGCGATCGCAGCGTGCACGACAACGTCGCCCTGCCGCTGGTGCTGCGTGGCATGCGCCGCGGCGACATCGGCCGGCGCGTGCGTTCGGTGCTGGAACGCCTCGGCCTGGGTGCGCGCGGCACGGCGCTGCCGGGCCAGCTGTCGGCGGGTGAGCAGCAGCGCGTCGGCATCGCGCGCGCCATGGTCGCCGAGCCGCGGCTGCTGGTGGCCGACGAACCCACCGGCAACCTCGATCCCACCCTGGCCGCGGAGATCATGACGCTGTTCGCGTCGCTCCCGGAGCGCGGCACCAGCGTGCTGGTCGCCAGCCACGACCTCGGCCTGGTGAAGCGCATGAAGAAGCGCGTGCTGGTGCTCGACCATGGCCGGCTGGCCGACGACATCGCGCCGGAGGACCTGGCCGATGAGTGA